Within the Novosphingobium pentaromativorans US6-1 genome, the region GTTCCAGGGCGGAGAGCGGCCACTGGAGGTGGGCAGCATGAGCGACCACGGATGGAAGCACGACGAACTAGCCGCAGATCTGGCGCAGTACCTCCGCAACGATAAGCGGATGGTCTGGACTGACATGCAACTCGGCCCCAGCGGTTCGCCTCGCCCCGACGTCTACACACTTGAACGGTCCTACAGCAAACCGCTCCCGACTGCCTACGAATGTAAGATCAGCCGCTCTGATCTGCGTTCCGATACCACGTCGGGCAAGTGGCAGAAGTATCTGCAATTCGCGGGTGCCGTCATCTTTGCCGTCCCCGAGGGACTTTGCACACCAGCCGATATCCCGACCGGCTGCGGCTTGATAGTGCGCAAGGACAAGGTGTGGCGGAACATCCGGAAGGCCACACGCCAGCCGGTCACGCTACCGATGGATGCATGCATGAAGCTCCTGATCGATGGTGTTCATAGGTCGGTTGAGCGGACAATCCCAAAGCCGCGCGAGATCAAGCTGTGGGTGGAGCACGAAGCCGTCCGCAAGAAGTTCGGTGCCGCCGTGGCGAAGGCAGCTCGCGACCTCACTGCCGCGCAAACTGAGGCGACCAACTACGAGGCACAGCGCCGGGCCATGTGGCAACGGATCGATCTCGAAGCCGAGGCGAGGAAGAAATCCCACATCGAGCTCGCCAAGCGCGAGGCCGCTGAGTACGAGATCGCCAAGCGCGACCTTTTGGCGTGGCTAGGACTGGAAGAGCCCGCGAGCGTCTATGGCATCCGCCGCCGCATCGCTGAATTGCAGGCAGAATGCCGCGCCGATGTGCGTGTCGAAAAGGTCGAGAATGCCCTAACCCGCGCACTGCATTCCGCTCAGCAGGCAGCAAAGACCCTTGAGGCCCTCACTCAGGAGAAGGCCGCATGACCGCCCATAGCATCGCGCAGAAGTACCGCCGGGCGCTTCGCAATGGTACCGGCGCATCTTTCACCCTCGACCAGTTGCAGGAGCTCGCCGGCTACGGCGTGCTCGAAATGATCTCCCGGATTGAAGCGAACGAACTATGTCCCGTGACACCAGCCCCTATATCGTCGGCGACTACTGGCTCGATTTCCGCCGCGACGGCAAGGCCGAGGGCATCTGGCAAATCGCCACCCCCCGCGGACGGACGGTCGTTTATCGCAGCACTCGCAAGAGAACATTAGACGCAGCGAAGGCCGTCCTCGATGCTCACGTTGCCGAGATCAAGGCGCTCAGCACCCGGCAGGCACCGACGGACGCGGGAGTCGCGCCGATTCTCATCACCTACTGGAAGGAGAAGGGGCGCAAGGCGGTCAACAATGACCAGACCAGCCGCTCCCTGCGCACCTTCCTCGCCTTCCTCCTGCAGGACCAGGCGGGCGTGAATGCCGTCGTGACCGATCTGACCCCAGCGCTGTTCGAGCGCTTCCGCGAATGGCGTATGGGCCCGCATGCCTTCGATCTGGAGTGGTTCGGCGAGACGTTCGACTACCGCAGTGAGACGGGCGTCGCCGGGGCGACCGTGCAGCGGAACATCAACGACGTGCGCGCCGCGGTCCACTATGCGGCCGACAACATGCGCATCACTCACGCGCCGCGCATTCCCGATCTGGGCGAAGAGTATAAGTCGCCGCCGCGCGAGCGCGTGCTGACGATCGAGGAGATGGCGCGGATCGGCTGGTACGCCAGCCACAATCTCGACCTGTTCCGATTCGTCGCGCTCCAGTTCGCCACGGCCGTGCGTCCACAGGCTGCACTCAAGTTCGATCCCCGGACCCAGTTCAACGAGCGGTTCGGTTTTATCGACCTGCAGCCCGAGGCATCGAAGCAGACGAAGAAGCGCAACGCTGTCCTGCCTGCGATCAAGCCGCTGCGCGCGGTCCTGCGCAAGTGGAAGAGGGAAGGCGGCGCGACGGCTGGCAGCCGCAAGACGGCCTGGCGCATCATGCGCCGCACGCTCGGCCTATCCGCCGACGTGCACCCCAAGACGATCCGGCACACGATCGCGACCATGCTCTACGAGGACGAATCGGTGCCGGAGCGCGAAGTGGTGGAAATGCTTGGCCATGACGGCAAGCTGGCGCGCACGACCAAGATATATGCGAAGTACCGCCCCGAGCGGATGCGCAATGTCGTGCGAGCGCTGACCACGATCTGGCGCGCTGTCCACCGTGAGGCGAAGGCTTTTAGTGCTGACCATTTGCTGACCACCGAGGGTCAGGGGGGTCGGAATGTTGTGGTGAAGAGATCCGCTGCAAGCGAGGACCTGAGCCATCCAATGGATGGTGGGCGCGACAGGGATTGAACCTGTGACCCCACCCGTGTGAAGGGTGTGCTCTACCGCTGAGCTACGCGCCCGCTTCCAGTTGCGGAAGCGCGCCCCTAGACAACTCCGCGC harbors:
- a CDS encoding MmcB family DNA repair protein — its product is MSDHGWKHDELAADLAQYLRNDKRMVWTDMQLGPSGSPRPDVYTLERSYSKPLPTAYECKISRSDLRSDTTSGKWQKYLQFAGAVIFAVPEGLCTPADIPTGCGLIVRKDKVWRNIRKATRQPVTLPMDACMKLLIDGVHRSVERTIPKPREIKLWVEHEAVRKKFGAAVAKAARDLTAAQTEATNYEAQRRAMWQRIDLEAEARKKSHIELAKREAAEYEIAKRDLLAWLGLEEPASVYGIRRRIAELQAECRADVRVEKVENALTRALHSAQQAAKTLEALTQEKAA
- a CDS encoding tyrosine-type recombinase/integrase, which produces MSRDTSPYIVGDYWLDFRRDGKAEGIWQIATPRGRTVVYRSTRKRTLDAAKAVLDAHVAEIKALSTRQAPTDAGVAPILITYWKEKGRKAVNNDQTSRSLRTFLAFLLQDQAGVNAVVTDLTPALFERFREWRMGPHAFDLEWFGETFDYRSETGVAGATVQRNINDVRAAVHYAADNMRITHAPRIPDLGEEYKSPPRERVLTIEEMARIGWYASHNLDLFRFVALQFATAVRPQAALKFDPRTQFNERFGFIDLQPEASKQTKKRNAVLPAIKPLRAVLRKWKREGGATAGSRKTAWRIMRRTLGLSADVHPKTIRHTIATMLYEDESVPEREVVEMLGHDGKLARTTKIYAKYRPERMRNVVRALTTIWRAVHREAKAFSADHLLTTEGQGGRNVVVKRSAASEDLSHPMDGGRDRD